The genome window gttttcaaataataccgtgtttccccgaatataagacagtgtcttatattaatttttgttcccaaagatgtgctatgtcttattttcaggggatgtcttatttttctgtgttctgttcgtcaggcatgcttccaaacaaaaactttgctatgtcttactttcgggggatgccttatatttcgcacttcagcaaaacttctactacgtcttatttatcggggatgtcttatattcggggaaacagggtattatgtgcccagcttggtttatcacatgttctgctattgctgatttttctggctgaattagtctgcagtgcttttcatgttctttgattcgtgtctgggcgctgcattggtggtccctatgtagacttgtccacagctacatggtatgtggtagattcctgcagaagttagaggatccctcttatccttgaGCGAACGTTGCATTTGAATTTTCTtcgtgggtctgtagattgtttggaggttatgtttcttcatcagtttccctatatggtcagtgattcccttgatgtatggtaagaacactttccctctaggtgGCTGATTATCTTTATTCCtatggcttgttcttggtcttgcagctcttctgatgtctatagtagagtaaccattagcttgTAGAGCCCAATTTAGGTGATTtcgttcatcttgaaggaggtgaggttcacaggtTCTTTTTGCACGATCTACCAAATTTGGCTTCCAGTACTGAAAAAccctagaatcaagacagtgaatAATGAACActacccagacaaaggatgtctccaggcagtaagcaatcaaagagattaaaaggccaggctactacaatgcagatgccctcccTAATTGATAaggctatcttcatggttactcacacactaaatgcaaatcaagcttgctaactgcacgcTTTACACTtgtaaacaggcaaatggttctttctcccaccctggatatttcacagatatatatactccactcgcttcacttccatcagatcctctgaagttgccagccacagatgcaggccagaggcgtagctgggcaaagctgagCCTGGGGCGGCCTCTgcattttctgcacccccacacAAGGGCCGCCACACGCGccctcccctgcaccccacttaccttatcctgatgATGTGTGGGGGTGGCCGTGGCGTAGGGACCTATGGGGGACAGAAAATGCAGAGCCCTCCATCCCCCCTCTGATCCACAGagtggggcagaggggttttcctgcTCCTTCCTGCCTGCTCGCGCAGTGCAAGAGCCTGCGGCAGGGAGCAGGCTGCCACCACCATGccacctctgccccacagagcaggcagagaCGGGCCCTGCCTCTCAGGCAGGGGTCAGCCGAGGGGAGCCAGAGGAAGAGGCCGGGCGGCTGCACACCTACCCTGCAGCAGGTGTGGGGGCGTTTTTGCGCGCGcgccccacgtgacctggcagggTCGTCCCCAgggcaagctgccccagatgtccccattggcgctatgccactgatgcaggtgaaacatcaggaaaaaatgctactatagcatggccatacagcccagaaaccacacaacaccccagtgattccagccgtgaaagccttcaacaataaatccACCTTCTGACTTTTCTGTCCAACTAGAGAATTGGAGACAGTTTAAGACAATAAATATCAGCACACTTCTGACTGTCCGCAAGTTACAATATAAGAACCCTCACAAAAAAACTTCAAGAAAGTCAGTTTTCAAAATAACAACTTGATTTTATGCACATCTTTTCAACTACTGGTTATGTGAAACACAACTGTGTTGAATGTAGCAACCTTGACAGGGAAAGGATCTTCAGAGCCTTTCAGAAAGGTGGTGATGAACACAGGCAAATCCTAACAGGGGGTGCCccacaaagcaaagaaaacagaaagtgCAGAATGTCAACCTAAAttgctgtgccccccaacagctgcactttcctttttttaaaatttcccagctgacatctgcatagctacgcaggcgcAAAGGGTTGTATCGtggtatcgtgagatgtcagcatgactgtggggggttcatttgtgcatgccagcGTAGCCACGCAacagtgggaggtaaatttttaaaaatagatgggcctccgtgcaaaggcacaatagcaacctgaattgtttctgtgggctccaatcgctgcctgcatggatgcatgtgaacacgaaaacaggaaagccgcttactttatcccgactgcaacctgctatgcatttgctgtgtggaaagggccttactttCAGAAATAAGATACAaagcaaaaggagcagcagtggcataggaggttaagagcttgtgtatctaatctggaggattagatccgggtttgattcccagctctgccacctgagctgtggaggcttatctggggaattcagattagcctgtgcactcccacacacgccagctgggtgaccttgggctagtcacagcttctcggagctctctcagccccacctacctcacagggtgtttgttgtgaggggggaagggcaaggagattgtaagtccctttgagtctcctacaggagagaaaggggggatataaacccaaattcttcctcttcttcttcttcaaaaaggggggtgttggggagtggagggggaaagTCTCCAAAGTTTACTAGTCAGTTCTGGTGTCTGGAGAGGCCTTTACAGGACTAAAGGAGGGAGCTACTGAGAAACAATCTTTTCTTCTCGAGGCTCCTGGTGTGAAGGGAAGGTCTTAACAGAGTCTGAGGTGGCCTTTTTTATACACATAAAAGTAGGGCAGGAGGGTCTCTCCAGAGAAGGAGGCTCCAGAGTACTTGTACATGAGGGCTGCTCGGTCAGCGTCAAAAAAGGCCACTTGTCCCCCATCGTAGTTCAGACAGACTCGGATCCTCTTGGGCTCCCCGCTTAGGGTCAGTGGAAGGTTAAAGCCTTCTTTGGCAGCAAGGTAATTTCCCTCATACTTCTCCAAAGCCCAGATCCCTTCCTCAGGACTAAAGTTTAACCAACCCTTCCTCTTCACAGACTTCctggccacccccacccaccatcctccctcacttcccacAAGGACTTCCCAGAAATGGCGGCCTCCTGTGAACCCCTCACGACCCAACACGGCATAATAACTGTTGAATCTCTCAGGATTGTTGGGCACAGCTTGAGCTTCTTCTCCTTGTCTCACACTTTTCCCATCCGCAGACAGGATGAGTCGGGGATGGGCCGTGTCTGGATCCAGAGTCACATCAGCTGttgggaggaaaagaggagacaagaagagaaagattTTCAGCTGGGAGATTTCTCCCTCTGGcctcttctgcttccttctcctgcccatcatgacctcctcccacccctttaACCCTTTCCTGCCTTCTCCTTGTAAAATGCTGAAGAACTTTCTGGTGTGTTTCAAGCAAAGATACAGAAAAGGAACAGTAAAAACCCACAGGAACATGCCCCATTCCCTATCAAAACCTATTCCAAGCAGTCAACCTTAAGAGAGAAGAGAACCATGGATATTTTTTGGAAAGAAATCACACCTGAATACCATTCACATTTTTGCTCGCCTGCGGAGTCTCATGGATCCAgtgggtttccagaatgctctgtgggatccaaaGGCTATAAGCTCCCTGGATGACATGGTCAATGACTGGAATATTAGATTTTCCAAGGCCATTGACAGGATTGCTTCCCAGCGTCCTCTCCGTCCCTGCCTTCGCCCAGTTCCTTGGTATACTAAGAACTTGCGGGGTATGAAGCAGGAATTGAGACAACTTGACCAAATGTGGCAGAAATCTCATGGCAAGAACATCTTACAGAATCTTTATGAAAACTTATGAGACGGCAACAAAAACATGCAAAGAGGGACTTTTTCACATCTCGCTCAGCTCAATTATTTAGGGCAGGGTTTCCCAAATTTGGGGAGGGgtcaaaatgctgggtcacctacTGTCCAGGGCTGGGGATGATCGCCCCATCCCTGCCCTTGCTCGGAAGGCACCACGCACCTGGAGCCAGACCAGCCGGGGTgatacagcagctttggggctcctTCCTGGCTAGCCGACCACCCAGAAAGGACTCGGGGATGGAGCCACAGCTTGGGCAGATGCTGGTGCCATGAAGGAGGTGGGGGCGGAAATGGGGAGCCTACCTGACGATGACGCATGCAGATGAGGCACGGGCAGCCACGTGATAGGGCGTGGCCTTGTTAAAACCAGCCATGCCTGCCCCAGGGTCAGGGGTGGAGCTGGTGATTGGGGATGGACCGGGATAGGAGTACGAACATGGGGGAAAGGGATAAAAGGGCAAACTAGGGAAAGCACGGGGTGGGTGAAGAAGGAGGTGAGGAGGGGGTTAGAGTGAGTGACGAGCCACACAGCAGAGAGCAGAGTGAAGGAGCCGGAGGGGAGGAGCAACTGGGGCACAgggacattcaaatttgttttattttactaatacaTAGGCCATAAATTTTTTAGTGGGTCAcagaggagaggtattaaaataactgggcCACGGGGAAGTTTGGGAAACGCTGGTTTAGGGTAATTGGGCAACTTTCGACATTACCATCGAGTTCAAAACGTGAGAaattggccattagctgtgaggTATCTGCAAGCTTTTCTGTGGATAAAGTCTTTTCACTTCACCATGATCTTCCTGCCACTTTTGATACAGTAGCCGAACAGGAGGCTCCTTTGCTGACTTCCAGTCCATTTTTAGACCATCTCTGGCTCTCCCCAGACAATATCAACAGggtcttggctgctgttagacctactacctgcctcCTTGATCTTTGTCCGTCCTGGCTGATAAAGGCCAGCAAGGATAAATTGAGTAGCAACCTGTTGGATATTGTCAgccactcccttgagcaaggagtgttcctGGGTCAgctgaaggaggcggtggtccgcccactcttaaaaagaccatctttagatcctggtgatctgacCAGTTACCGCTCAGTTTCAAACATcccgtttctgggtaaggtaattgagagagtggtggtgAAGCAGCTGCAGATCTTCCTGGATGAAGCAACAGTgtgggatcccttccagtctggcttccgcgctggtcatgggatggagaccgtaCTAGTCGCCATCACAGATGAACTCTGCTTACAACTGGACCGAGGAGGAacagcactgctggtattattagatcttaccgagcagcagtggcgtagtggttaagagcaggtgtattctaatctggaggaaccaggtttgattccccgctctgccacctgagctgtggaggcttatctggggaattcagattagcctgtgcactcccacacatgccagctgggtgactttgggctagtcacagttctttggagctctctcagccccacctacctcacagggtgtttgttgtgaggggggaagggcaaggagattgtaagcccctttgagtctcctacaggagagaaaggggggatataaatccaaactcttcttcttcttcttaccgcagcatttgaagTGGTCGATTTCAATCTTTTGATCCGTCGTCTCATGGCCTCTGGAGTTCAAGGCTCAGCCTTGAGTTGGGTCTGTCCTTTTCTCCAGGGTCAGGGCAAGCGTGTTGCACATGGCGACGGGTTCTCCCAGCATCACCCAATTAGTTGTGGAGTGCCGCCAGGAGCGCTTTTGTCACCATTGCTGTCTAATATCTACATAcgtccagtggtaggattcaaataatttaacaaccggttccgaaaggactcactGGTGGGATTAcagccagttctctgaactagacaaaaaaattagctaccggttctaccgaataggtgcgaataggctgaatcccaccactgcttacgtCCCCTCCCCTagttggtgcagagctttgggctgggttgtcctcaatatgctgatgacacccagctccttctgttgatggagggctgtCCAGTGACCgcccctgaagctctccagcgttgtttggaggccattgctggttggttgaaacagaacGGATTGAAGTTAAAGCCAACTAAGATTGATATCTTCTGGCTGGGTCATGATTAGACCGCAGGATTTTCACGCATAACCCATACTGCACGCACGacgtttttccatctttgccaaacTCGGTGGCTAGCTCCATATCTCCCTCCATCcaatctagccactgtgatccatgtagTGGTCACCTCCAAGCTagattattgtaattcgctctatgctggcctgccctaaACTCTGATTCGGAAGCTGAAGTTGGTGCAAAATGTGGCCACGAGGCTACTTAATGGGGCATCGATGAGGGAGCACATCACCCCCATTCTCCATGAAATGCATTGGCTACCAGTAGAGTTCCAGATCAGGtttaaggtattggttttgacctttaagaccaTGAGCACCCTGGGACCTGCATGCCTCCGAAACCGCATTACCCCAGACGTCCTGCAAGCGAACCTAGGGTCAGCAACTGCTGACCTTCTGGTGGTCCCCAGTCCTGCTAGTGTCAGATTggtctcaaccagggccagggcttcttCAGCCCTGGcgcctacctggtggaacactctgccacctaacatcagggccctgagggatttggcgcaattcctcagggcctgtaaggcagagttgttccaccaggcttttggataAGGCCCGATACCAAAATCTTTATTCTTAATTGCATTGTTGCCGGCCCTAAATCCGTAATCCCCTCGTTGCTCTATATGGCATCTGTTGCTGGTCTATTTTAACTCCGATTTgaagtttttacattttttagttgatttaaaaaattttaaatgtattttacctagatttttagaagaaggaggaggaggaggaggaggaggaggaggaggaggaggaggagtttggatttatatcttcccctttctctcctgcaggagactcaaaggggctgacaatctccttgcccttcccccctcacaacaaacaccctgtgaggtaggtggggctgagagagctccgagaagctgtgactagcccaaggtcacccagctggcatgtgtgggagtgtacaggctaatctgaattccccagataagcctccacagctcaggcggcagagctgggaatcaaacccggttcctccagattagatacacgagctggattttaattattacaatcattttaattgtttatttaatttaattttatatattacctattgttgtaagccactctgagcccttgtggagaGGACAGCTTTGGggccccctcaaccaaactgcaccaaacttggggggtatcattagggcagtctcctgatgagaccctgaaagttttgagactgtgccttcagaaatgtgccccccacagcctgcaacccccattgacagcaatgcagaaaactcaatgaagaacaaagattcttgggcaaatttctaggatgttcctgcagggggtgcatttttggatgtatcggcaccaaaatttcagggtatcatctggagatgatggcacccccccccccaagtttgaggggggccaaagttatggaccctcaaaactgtagcccccatctcctattagctcccattggaaacaatggaggatggggcaccccctttgggagtccataactttggaccccctgaaccaaaccataaagggtaggcacaaacctcaccaaacttggggagcagcataaggactgtctcctgatgatatgctgaagttttggtgctgatatatctaaaaatgcaccccctgcaggcaccaatgtcctggtgcaaaaaaaaatttttggtcgtggtggagtggccgcccatgggggggggggggggcatccaactcgggttttgcccagggctacagtttgcccagggctgcctcgttacgcccctgccttagAGAGATCTGGCTGACCTTGACCAGGGCAAGGTCTTTTTCTGACCTGCCCCCagtctggtagaatgctctgttcAGTGGGACCGAGGCCCTGTGGCATCTGCTATTGTTTTGTAGGGCCTTCAAGGTAGAGATGTTTCAGCAGGCATGTTTGGCAGCTACGGTTGTTCCGTCTCACCTTCCCCACTTATCCACCCCATTTCCATCCCTTTCCATCttggttttatgttatttatgGTTTATACTGTTGTTATCTCCTAGGATTTATTTGTCTCCATCTGGGGCTATTTGtagattgttttatatatattatatttttgatatttgattaGATTTTATTGTATGAttattattgttggaagctgccccaaGCCCAGAAAGGGAGGAATGGCATAAAATATGCCAATAATTATGGAAGACAAAACAATGGACAACAGAATGGAAACAGTCAATTTACATTCCGATTCccaaaaaggagatgtcaaaaaTTGCAGAAACTATCTGACCACCGCATTCATTTCTCACGAGTAAAATGGTGCtaaaaaatcttacaacaaaggtTGTTACAAAATCTGGAATAAGAAATTCCTGATGTTCAgtatggattcagaaaagg of Sphaerodactylus townsendi isolate TG3544 linkage group LG03, MPM_Stown_v2.3, whole genome shotgun sequence contains these proteins:
- the LOC125429977 gene encoding E3 ubiquitin-protein ligase TRIM39-like, which gives rise to MMAGKERVCQMHQQPLKLFCKEDEALICLDCDRSKEHRDHETLPLETASQEYKDQFCNHLKILKEERERIVGCKADLMEESQDLLVGARAEEALALVETNLTLAGLGTTRSSTPDPGAGMAGFNKATPYHVAARASSACVIVSIPRNWAKAGTERTLGSNPVNGLGKSNIPVIDHVIQGAYSLWIPQSILETHWIHETPQASKNVNADVTLDPDTAHPRLILSADGKSVRQGEEAQAVPNNPERFNSYYAVLGREGFTGGRHFWEVLVGSEGGWWVGVARKSVKRKGWLNFSPEEGIWALEKYEGNYLAAKEGFNLPLTLSGEPKRIRVCLNYDGGQVAFFDADRAALMYKYSGASFSGETLLPYFYVYKKGHLRLC